From one Thalassospira lucentensis genomic stretch:
- the truB gene encoding tRNA pseudouridine(55) synthase TruB — translation MARRRRGRSINGWLAVDKPLEITSSTVVNQVRRLLDAAKAGHGGTLDPLASGVLPIAFGEATKTVAYVMDGSKSYRVTLKFGEARSTDDAEGEVTATSDHRPDADEIKAVLGEFIGEIQQVPPKFSAIKVNGKRAYDLARRDEDVVLKPRPILIKDLRLVDMPDRDHAVLEVVSGKGAYMRSLARDIALRLGSVGHISALRRTSAGPFPETSSIPLAELLEMDPDAVLEKLLPVETALDDIPALALTEVEAQRLSSGQPVGLLPVAKRSALENPVVQDDIVCAMLHDRAVALAEISGGEIRPVRVFNL, via the coding sequence ATGGCGCGTCGGCGTCGCGGTAGAAGCATCAATGGCTGGCTGGCGGTCGACAAGCCCCTGGAAATCACGTCTTCGACGGTGGTCAATCAGGTACGTCGGCTGCTTGATGCGGCAAAGGCCGGTCACGGCGGGACACTCGATCCATTGGCGAGTGGTGTCCTGCCTATTGCATTTGGTGAGGCGACAAAAACGGTTGCCTATGTCATGGATGGAAGCAAAAGTTATCGTGTGACGCTGAAGTTCGGCGAAGCACGCAGCACCGACGATGCCGAGGGCGAAGTTACTGCCACCTCGGATCATCGTCCGGATGCAGACGAGATAAAGGCCGTGCTGGGTGAGTTTATTGGCGAAATTCAGCAGGTGCCGCCAAAGTTTTCGGCGATCAAGGTCAATGGCAAGCGTGCCTATGATCTTGCGCGTCGCGATGAAGACGTGGTGCTTAAACCGCGTCCGATTCTGATCAAGGATCTTCGACTGGTCGATATGCCGGATCGCGATCATGCCGTTCTCGAAGTTGTTTCGGGCAAAGGGGCATATATGCGGTCTTTGGCGCGCGATATCGCGCTACGCCTTGGTTCTGTCGGCCATATATCCGCCCTTCGCCGGACATCGGCGGGGCCGTTTCCTGAAACGAGTTCCATTCCGCTTGCGGAATTGCTCGAAATGGATCCGGATGCGGTGTTGGAGAAATTGCTTCCGGTCGAGACCGCGCTGGACGACATCCCGGCGCTGGCCCTGACCGAAGTCGAGGCGCAGCGGCTATCGAGTGGACAACCTGTCGGGTTGTTACCGGTGGCAAAACGCAGTGCCCTCGAAAACCCCGTCGTGCAGGACGATATCGTCTGCGCCATGCTCCATGACCGCGCGGTTGCGTTGGCGGAGATCAGTGGCGGCGAAATCCGGCCTGTACGTGTTTTTAATCTCTAA
- the rbfA gene encoding 30S ribosome-binding factor RbfA, with protein sequence MAKQPAKAPSQRQLRVAEEIRQALSQALERGDIYDPDLTRRPVTITGVSLSPDMRNAMVSFTPLGGGEAETSLKALTRQKGHLRTHVARTVHMKYVPALRFVEDKSFDVADHIGALLRDPHVAQDLAADGSEDHENEDD encoded by the coding sequence ATGGCGAAGCAACCGGCCAAAGCACCAAGTCAGCGACAGTTGCGCGTGGCGGAGGAAATCCGCCAGGCCCTGTCGCAGGCACTTGAGCGCGGAGATATTTACGACCCGGACCTGACCCGGCGCCCGGTAACCATTACCGGTGTCAGTCTTAGCCCGGATATGCGCAATGCCATGGTATCCTTTACGCCGCTTGGCGGGGGCGAGGCGGAAACCTCGCTCAAGGCGCTGACGCGTCAGAAGGGCCATTTGCGTACCCATGTGGCGCGTACGGTTCACATGAAATACGTACCGGCATTGCGTTTTGTTGAAGACAAAAGTTTCGATGTCGCCGACCATATCGGTGCCCTCCTGCGTGACCCGCATGTTGCACAGGATCTTGCGGCGGACGGGTCGGAGGACCATGAGAATGAGGACGACTGA
- the pnp gene encoding polyribonucleotide nucleotidyltransferase, with amino-acid sequence MFNVVRKEMQWGNAKLVLETGKVARQADGAVMVTYGETVVLCTAVGAKSPRPDIDFFPLTVNYQEKAFAAGKIPGGFFKREGRPSEKETLVSRLIDRPIRPLFHPLYRNETQIVCTVLSHDMENDPDVVAMIGASAALTISGLPFLGPIGAARVGYKDGEYILNPATESVKESDLDLVVAGTRDGVMMVESEASELSEEIMLGAVKFGHEQFQPVLDLIISLAEDAAKEPRDIAELPEGYDALVEKVAALGTDGLTKAYSHVVKQERSAAVSDAKAAIAEKLAEEEVADALKGKVSSIIKDLEKDIVRGAILKTGKRIDGRTGADVRPILGEVSVLPRAHGSAIFTRGETQALAVATLGTGQDEQIVDALDGEYRENFMLHYNFPPYSVGEAGRMGSPGRREIGHGKLAWRALHPLMPGKDAFPYTIRIVSEVTESNGSSSMATVCATSLAMMDAGVPLARPVAGIAMGLIKEGDDFAVLSDIMGDEDHLGDMDFKVAGTENGITSLQMDIKITSVTPDIMQIALGQARDGRLHILGEMSKALPEARGEVSGNAPTITQFSIPRDKIRDVIGSGGKVIREICEETGAKVDIEDDGSITVAHTDGAKGKQAVDWIKSIVAEPELNHIYDGKVVKAVDFGAFVNFFGARDGLVHISELAQERVKQVSDIVKEGDAVKVKVIGFDDRGKIKLSMKRVDQETGADLEAGDAE; translated from the coding sequence ATGTTTAATGTCGTCCGCAAGGAAATGCAGTGGGGCAATGCCAAGCTGGTTCTCGAAACCGGCAAGGTCGCGCGCCAGGCCGATGGTGCCGTCATGGTCACCTATGGCGAGACCGTTGTGCTTTGTACCGCTGTTGGCGCGAAATCACCGCGCCCGGATATCGACTTTTTCCCGCTGACCGTGAACTACCAGGAAAAGGCATTCGCTGCCGGTAAGATCCCGGGTGGTTTCTTCAAGCGTGAAGGCCGTCCTTCGGAAAAGGAAACCCTGGTTTCGCGTTTGATTGACCGTCCGATCCGTCCGCTGTTCCACCCGCTGTATCGCAACGAAACCCAGATCGTTTGTACCGTTCTGTCGCATGACATGGAAAACGATCCGGACGTGGTTGCCATGATCGGCGCATCTGCTGCGCTGACCATTTCCGGTCTGCCGTTCCTCGGCCCGATCGGTGCCGCACGCGTCGGTTACAAAGATGGCGAATATATCCTGAACCCGGCGACCGAATCGGTTAAGGAAAGCGACCTTGACCTGGTTGTTGCCGGTACCCGTGACGGTGTGATGATGGTTGAATCCGAAGCCAGCGAGCTTTCGGAAGAAATCATGCTTGGTGCCGTTAAATTCGGTCACGAGCAGTTCCAGCCGGTTCTCGATCTGATCATTTCGCTGGCCGAAGATGCTGCGAAAGAGCCGCGCGATATAGCAGAACTGCCGGAAGGCTATGATGCACTGGTCGAAAAAGTTGCTGCCCTTGGCACCGATGGCCTGACCAAGGCATACAGCCATGTCGTCAAGCAGGAGCGTTCGGCTGCTGTTTCCGACGCCAAAGCTGCCATTGCCGAGAAACTGGCTGAAGAAGAAGTCGCCGATGCCCTGAAAGGCAAAGTTTCGTCGATCATCAAGGATTTGGAAAAAGACATCGTCCGCGGTGCCATCCTGAAGACAGGCAAACGTATCGATGGCCGTACCGGTGCCGACGTTCGCCCGATCCTTGGTGAAGTTTCGGTTCTGCCGCGCGCACACGGTTCCGCGATCTTTACCCGTGGTGAAACCCAGGCACTTGCCGTTGCCACCCTTGGCACCGGTCAGGACGAGCAGATCGTCGATGCGCTGGACGGTGAATACCGTGAAAACTTCATGCTGCACTACAACTTCCCGCCTTACTCGGTCGGTGAAGCTGGCCGCATGGGTTCGCCGGGCCGTCGTGAAATCGGTCATGGTAAACTGGCATGGCGTGCCCTGCACCCGCTCATGCCGGGCAAGGATGCGTTCCCTTACACCATCCGTATCGTTTCCGAAGTCACCGAATCGAATGGTTCGTCCTCGATGGCGACTGTTTGTGCAACCTCGCTTGCAATGATGGATGCCGGTGTTCCGCTGGCACGTCCGGTTGCCGGTATTGCCATGGGTCTGATCAAGGAAGGCGATGATTTCGCCGTTCTGTCCGACATCATGGGTGATGAAGATCACCTTGGCGATATGGACTTCAAGGTTGCCGGTACCGAAAACGGTATCACCTCGCTTCAGATGGATATCAAGATCACCTCGGTGACCCCGGATATCATGCAGATCGCACTGGGCCAGGCCCGCGACGGCCGTCTGCACATCCTTGGCGAAATGTCCAAAGCGCTTCCGGAAGCACGTGGTGAAGTTTCGGGTAATGCACCGACCATCACCCAGTTCTCGATCCCGCGTGACAAGATCCGTGACGTTATCGGTTCGGGCGGCAAGGTCATTCGTGAAATCTGCGAAGAAACCGGTGCCAAGGTTGATATCGAAGACGATGGTTCGATCACTGTTGCACATACCGACGGTGCAAAAGGCAAACAGGCTGTCGATTGGATCAAATCGATCGTTGCGGAACCTGAATTGAACCATATCTATGATGGTAAGGTTGTTAAGGCTGTCGATTTTGGCGCATTCGTCAATTTCTTTGGCGCGCGCGACGGTCTGGTCCACATTTCCGAACTGGCGCAGGAACGCGTCAAGCAGGTTTCGGATATCGTCAAGGAAGGCGATGCGGTCAAGGTCAAGGTCATTGGCTTTGATGATCGCGGCAAGATCAAATTGTCGATGAAACGCGTTGACCAGGAAACCGGTGCCGATCTCGAAGCCGGCGACGCTGAATAA
- a CDS encoding NAD(P)H-dependent flavin oxidoreductase, with protein sequence MKALKPLVMSGKEVLPLIEGGKGIAVSTGKSSGAWAAAGGIGTFSAVNADSYDENGNLVPVEYAGKTRGERHQELIAYGIRGGIAQAQIAHEMRGGEGRLHMNVLWEMGGAEEILRGVLEGTKGLVHGVTCGAGMPYKVSQIAAQYGVHYYPIVSSARAFRALWLRSYKNTPEWLGGVVYEDPWRAGGHNGLSNSEDPLVPEDPFPRVAALREYMNSVGLNDVPIIMAGGVWFLRDYEDWLDNPEVAPVAFQFGTRPLLTKESEISEEWKNRLLTLQDGDVSLHKFSPTGFYSSAVRNDFLEDLHQRSDRQVRYSRTAEADLHVGIPLGRRGRPIYVREDDADKVRAWLDAGYTEGMPTPDETMVFVTPDSALTIKKDQIDCMGCLSQCQFSNWEQHSGTTGKRADPRSFCIQKTLQNIAHGAMVENELMFAGHNAYKFGEDPFYTNGFVPTVKELVDRIATGD encoded by the coding sequence TTGAAAGCCCTTAAACCGCTCGTCATGTCGGGAAAAGAGGTCTTGCCACTGATTGAAGGTGGCAAAGGTATCGCTGTTTCGACGGGTAAAAGTTCCGGCGCGTGGGCAGCTGCTGGTGGCATCGGGACGTTTTCCGCCGTCAATGCCGATTCTTATGACGAAAATGGCAATCTGGTTCCGGTCGAATATGCCGGAAAAACCCGTGGTGAGCGCCATCAGGAACTGATCGCCTATGGCATCCGCGGCGGTATCGCCCAGGCACAGATCGCACATGAAATGCGCGGCGGCGAGGGTCGCCTGCATATGAACGTTCTGTGGGAAATGGGCGGTGCGGAAGAAATTCTGCGTGGCGTGCTTGAGGGGACCAAGGGTCTTGTCCATGGGGTGACCTGTGGCGCGGGCATGCCTTACAAGGTATCGCAGATCGCAGCCCAGTATGGCGTGCATTATTACCCGATCGTATCTTCTGCGCGTGCGTTCCGTGCCTTGTGGCTGCGGTCGTACAAGAACACCCCAGAATGGCTTGGTGGTGTGGTCTATGAAGATCCGTGGCGCGCTGGCGGTCACAACGGTCTTTCGAATTCCGAAGACCCGCTGGTGCCCGAAGATCCGTTCCCGCGTGTTGCAGCCCTTCGCGAATACATGAATTCGGTCGGTCTGAACGACGTTCCGATCATTATGGCTGGTGGCGTCTGGTTCCTGCGTGACTATGAAGACTGGCTCGACAATCCGGAAGTCGCCCCGGTGGCCTTCCAGTTCGGGACCCGTCCGCTTCTGACCAAGGAAAGCGAGATTTCCGAAGAATGGAAAAACCGTTTGCTGACGCTGCAGGACGGCGACGTCTCGCTGCATAAATTCAGCCCGACCGGTTTTTACAGCTCGGCTGTTCGCAACGACTTCCTTGAAGATCTGCATCAGCGTTCCGATCGTCAGGTCCGTTATTCGCGTACCGCAGAAGCCGACCTGCATGTCGGCATTCCGCTGGGCCGTCGCGGTCGTCCGATCTATGTCCGCGAAGATGACGCCGACAAGGTTCGGGCATGGCTTGATGCCGGTTATACCGAAGGCATGCCGACACCCGACGAAACCATGGTGTTTGTCACGCCTGACAGTGCGCTTACGATCAAGAAAGACCAGATCGACTGCATGGGTTGCCTGTCGCAGTGCCAGTTCTCGAACTGGGAACAGCATAGCGGTACTACCGGCAAACGTGCCGATCCGCGTTCGTTCTGCATTCAGAAAACGCTTCAGAACATTGCGCATGGCGCGATGGTTGAAAACGAACTGATGTTTGCCGGTCACAATGCCTATAAATTTGGTGAAGACCCGTTCTACACCAATGGCTTTGTCCCGACTGTCAAAGAGCTGGTCGACCGGATCGCCACAGGCGATTAA
- the nusA gene encoding transcription termination factor NusA, with protein MEATSGMPRPELLQVADAVAREKGIDRDEVLGAMEQAIQKAGRSRYGHEHDIRAHIDRKTGEIKLARFIEVTDDIENDFTQMSLEQARIRDENIQLGEFLIDPLPPIDFGRIAAQTAKQVIVQKVRDAERERQFEEYKDRAGEVINGVVKRVEFGNVLVDMGRAEAILRREELIPRETVRQGDRVRALILDVRREQRGPQIFLSRTHPTFMAKLFAQEVPEIYDGIIEIKSVARDPGSRAKISVQSSDNSIDPVGACVGMRGSRVQAVVGELQGEKIDIIQWSEDPATFVVNALAPAEVTKVVLDEETNRIEVVVPDDQLSLAIGRRGQNVRLASQLTGWDIDILTEEDESERRQEEARKRAEMFIKALDVDEVIAHLLVAEGFTSIEEVGYVPLAELAEIEGFEEEIAEELRTRARTFLAEEAERLQKRREELKVADDLVEFGGLSLAVVVRLGENDVKTLEDFADLASDELIEYVGDADNMTMDQANDLIMDARRQLGWFEGLEEEVSEDAKEGEEA; from the coding sequence ATGGAAGCAACTTCGGGAATGCCGCGGCCGGAACTTTTGCAGGTCGCAGATGCCGTTGCCCGTGAAAAGGGCATTGATCGTGATGAAGTTCTTGGTGCAATGGAACAGGCCATCCAGAAGGCCGGTCGTTCCAGATATGGCCATGAGCATGACATCCGTGCCCATATCGACCGTAAAACCGGTGAAATCAAACTGGCCCGTTTCATTGAGGTCACGGACGATATTGAAAACGACTTCACCCAGATGTCGCTGGAACAGGCGCGTATTCGCGACGAAAATATCCAGCTTGGTGAGTTTCTGATTGATCCGCTGCCGCCGATCGATTTCGGACGTATTGCCGCGCAGACCGCAAAACAGGTCATCGTGCAGAAAGTCCGTGACGCGGAACGTGAACGTCAGTTCGAAGAATATAAAGACCGTGCCGGTGAAGTGATCAACGGCGTCGTCAAACGCGTCGAATTCGGTAACGTTCTGGTCGATATGGGTCGGGCGGAAGCCATTCTGCGCCGTGAAGAACTGATCCCGCGTGAAACCGTCCGTCAGGGAGATCGCGTTCGTGCGCTGATCCTTGATGTGCGTCGTGAACAGCGTGGTCCGCAAATCTTCCTGTCGCGTACCCATCCGACTTTCATGGCAAAACTGTTTGCCCAGGAAGTGCCGGAAATCTACGACGGCATTATTGAAATCAAATCGGTTGCCCGTGACCCGGGTTCGCGCGCCAAGATTTCGGTTCAGTCGTCCGACAATTCCATTGATCCCGTCGGGGCATGTGTCGGTATGCGTGGTTCGCGCGTTCAGGCCGTTGTCGGCGAACTTCAGGGTGAGAAAATCGACATCATCCAGTGGTCGGAAGACCCGGCAACCTTTGTTGTGAACGCATTGGCTCCGGCCGAGGTCACCAAGGTTGTTCTTGATGAAGAAACCAACCGTATCGAAGTTGTCGTTCCCGATGATCAGCTGAGCCTTGCCATTGGTCGTCGTGGCCAGAATGTGCGTCTGGCATCGCAGCTGACCGGATGGGATATCGATATCCTGACCGAGGAAGACGAAAGCGAACGTCGCCAGGAAGAAGCCCGTAAACGGGCGGAAATGTTCATCAAGGCACTTGATGTTGATGAAGTCATTGCCCATCTTCTTGTCGCCGAAGGCTTTACCTCGATCGAGGAAGTTGGTTACGTGCCGCTGGCCGAACTGGCAGAGATCGAAGGTTTTGAAGAAGAAATTGCCGAAGAGCTGCGCACCCGCGCACGCACCTTCCTTGCCGAAGAAGCCGAACGTCTTCAGAAGCGCCGCGAAGAGCTCAAGGTTGCCGATGACCTCGTCGAGTTTGGCGGACTGTCGCTGGCCGTTGTTGTTCGCCTTGGCGAGAATGACGTCAAAACCCTTGAAGACTTCGCAGATCTCGCAAGTGACGAGCTGATCGAATATGTCGGTGATGCAGACAACATGACCATGGACCAGGCCAATGACCTGATCATGGATGCACGTCGTCAGCTTGGCTGGTTCGAAGGGCTTGAAGAAGAAGTTTCCGAGGATGCCAAAGAAGGCGAAGAAGCCTGA
- a CDS encoding RNA-binding protein produces MSHRKGGKVAEVPERRCIVTGEVRPKEDLLRVVIGPDDTVVPDLEERLPGRGLWLCPSRDVINTACAKNAFAKAARQKVVIDPALADRIEKLLLQKSLDLLSLARRAGQAVAGYEKVRAQIDEGAAMILAARDGAADGKSKIEAKARDLPIYTVLDAAEIGAAFGREKAVHVAVAPGGLAKQLSRSLGRLEGFRAV; encoded by the coding sequence ATGTCGCACCGTAAAGGCGGCAAGGTAGCCGAGGTTCCGGAACGCCGGTGTATCGTCACCGGCGAAGTCCGGCCCAAGGAAGACCTTCTCAGGGTTGTGATCGGACCGGATGACACGGTCGTTCCCGATCTTGAGGAACGGTTGCCCGGACGGGGATTATGGTTGTGCCCGTCGCGGGATGTGATAAATACCGCCTGTGCAAAAAATGCCTTTGCCAAGGCGGCGCGGCAAAAAGTCGTGATTGACCCTGCGCTGGCAGACCGGATCGAGAAGCTTTTGCTTCAGAAAAGCCTTGATCTGCTGTCGCTTGCGCGCAGAGCCGGTCAGGCGGTTGCTGGCTACGAAAAAGTCCGGGCCCAGATTGATGAGGGCGCGGCAATGATATTGGCAGCCCGAGATGGTGCTGCGGACGGAAAATCCAAGATCGAGGCGAAGGCCCGGGATCTGCCGATTTATACCGTTCTGGATGCTGCCGAGATTGGCGCGGCCTTTGGTCGCGAGAAAGCAGTACATGTGGCTGTTGCGCCGGGTGGACTGGCAAAGCAGTTAAGTCGTTCGCTTGGACGGCTAGAAGGATTTCGCGCGGTCTGA
- the infB gene encoding translation initiation factor IF-2, with protein MSDRDQEKKPLSLNRSKLELSKTVEAGQVRQSFSHGRSKSVTVEVRKKRTFEKNESGRFREVKKDAVAEQQQQPAAPAPAAKPEPVAKPEPVEDHSNLTDSERAARMAALKAAEERRKQEEADAAVRAAEESKRKAEEAERRKQEEAEAAKAAAAEAPVLEKEAPVSVEEVEKALEASTAKGKSKPKPAAVAKKQEEIIPGEPAEPLVPEERRRADPSTVKPKSRKELDEEEARSAAARKRAEEEALGRAARTKGDEGRRRGKLSINNAMTGDEGGRRRSMASIKRQQAKAKARMQGQQKPKEKIVRDVIVPDAITVQELANRMAERAADVIKCLMGLGVMATINQSLDPDTAQLVVEEFGHKMKRVSDADVEEALVTADDNEDQLIGRPPVVTVMGHVDHGKTSLLDALRKTDVVSGEAGGITQHIGAYQVTMETGSKITFIDTPGHAAFTEMRSRGAKVTDIVVLVVAADDSVMPQTIEAISHAKAAGVPMIIAINKIDKQGANPTKVKTELLQHEVVVEEMGGEVQCIEVSAKQGLGLTELEEAILLQAEVLDLKANPARVADGVVVEARMEKGRGPVATVLVQRGTLKNGDIFVTGAEWGRVRALVNDHGVRIEEAIPGMPVEVTGLNGVPSAGDDFVVVENEAKAREISDYRQRRIRETQAAAMKKSALENMFSSSGEVKELPILIKGDVQGSVEALIGTLQKLGNEEVSVRVLHSGVGGINESDVTLARASNALIIGFNVRANQQAREQSRRDNVDIRYYSIIYDVADDIKKMLSGMLSPEVREKFLGYAEIRDIFTISGNKIAGCMVTEGTVKRGAGVRLLRDNVVIHSGELSTLRRFKDEVKEVREGYECGMSFAKYNDLQVGDMIECFEQEEIAVEL; from the coding sequence ATGAGTGATCGCGATCAGGAGAAGAAACCGCTGAGCCTCAACAGATCGAAACTTGAACTGAGCAAGACGGTCGAGGCTGGGCAGGTACGTCAGAGCTTCTCGCATGGACGGTCCAAATCTGTGACTGTCGAAGTGCGCAAGAAGCGGACTTTCGAAAAGAACGAATCCGGCCGCTTCCGTGAAGTGAAAAAGGATGCGGTTGCTGAACAGCAGCAGCAACCTGCCGCACCGGCACCGGCTGCCAAACCTGAGCCGGTTGCCAAACCTGAGCCGGTTGAAGACCATAGCAATCTGACCGATAGCGAGCGCGCAGCCCGTATGGCCGCCCTGAAAGCAGCCGAAGAGCGCCGTAAGCAGGAAGAAGCCGACGCAGCTGTACGTGCCGCCGAGGAAAGCAAACGCAAGGCAGAAGAAGCCGAACGTCGCAAACAGGAAGAAGCTGAGGCAGCAAAAGCTGCTGCGGCAGAAGCTCCTGTGCTTGAAAAGGAAGCCCCGGTTTCTGTTGAAGAAGTCGAAAAGGCCCTTGAAGCATCGACCGCCAAAGGCAAATCCAAGCCGAAACCCGCTGCTGTTGCGAAAAAACAGGAAGAAATCATTCCTGGTGAACCGGCAGAGCCGCTGGTTCCGGAAGAACGCCGTCGTGCTGACCCGTCCACCGTCAAGCCGAAAAGCCGCAAGGAACTGGACGAGGAAGAAGCCCGTAGTGCAGCCGCACGCAAACGCGCCGAAGAGGAAGCTCTTGGCCGTGCCGCACGCACGAAAGGCGACGAAGGCCGTCGTCGTGGCAAGCTTTCGATCAACAATGCGATGACCGGTGACGAAGGTGGCCGTCGTCGTTCGATGGCCTCGATCAAGCGTCAGCAGGCAAAAGCCAAGGCCCGTATGCAGGGTCAGCAGAAGCCGAAAGAGAAAATCGTACGTGATGTTATTGTTCCGGACGCGATTACCGTTCAGGAACTCGCCAACCGTATGGCCGAACGTGCTGCCGACGTGATCAAGTGCCTGATGGGCCTTGGTGTTATGGCAACCATCAACCAGAGCCTTGATCCCGATACCGCACAGCTGGTTGTCGAGGAATTCGGCCACAAGATGAAACGCGTTTCGGATGCCGACGTTGAAGAAGCGCTGGTCACTGCAGACGACAACGAAGATCAGCTGATCGGTCGTCCGCCGGTAGTGACCGTCATGGGTCACGTTGACCATGGTAAAACCTCGTTGCTGGATGCCCTGCGCAAAACTGACGTTGTCAGTGGTGAAGCCGGTGGCATCACCCAGCATATCGGTGCCTATCAGGTGACGATGGAAACCGGTTCGAAGATCACCTTCATCGATACACCGGGCCACGCCGCATTCACCGAGATGCGTTCGCGCGGTGCCAAGGTTACCGACATCGTCGTTCTGGTTGTTGCTGCTGACGACTCGGTCATGCCGCAGACGATCGAAGCCATCAGCCATGCAAAAGCGGCTGGCGTGCCGATGATCATTGCGATCAACAAGATCGACAAGCAGGGCGCAAACCCGACCAAGGTTAAAACCGAACTGCTTCAGCACGAAGTCGTCGTCGAGGAAATGGGTGGTGAAGTTCAGTGTATTGAAGTTTCGGCAAAACAGGGTCTTGGCCTGACCGAACTTGAAGAAGCCATTCTGCTGCAGGCTGAGGTTCTTGACCTTAAAGCCAACCCGGCACGTGTTGCTGACGGTGTGGTCGTTGAAGCCCGTATGGAAAAAGGCCGCGGCCCGGTTGCCACGGTTCTGGTTCAGCGCGGTACGCTTAAAAACGGTGATATCTTTGTCACGGGTGCCGAATGGGGTCGCGTTCGTGCGCTGGTCAACGACCATGGCGTTCGTATCGAAGAAGCCATTCCGGGCATGCCGGTCGAAGTAACCGGTCTGAACGGCGTGCCGTCGGCTGGTGATGACTTTGTCGTTGTCGAAAACGAAGCCAAAGCCCGCGAGATTTCCGATTATCGTCAGCGTCGCATCCGCGAAACGCAGGCTGCCGCGATGAAGAAATCGGCACTCGAGAACATGTTCTCGAGCTCGGGCGAGGTCAAAGAATTGCCGATCCTTATCAAAGGTGACGTACAGGGTTCTGTCGAAGCGCTTATCGGTACCCTGCAGAAGCTGGGTAACGAGGAAGTCAGTGTCCGTGTCCTGCATAGTGGCGTTGGCGGAATCAACGAATCCGATGTCACGCTGGCGCGTGCGTCGAATGCGCTGATCATCGGCTTTAACGTTCGTGCCAACCAGCAGGCTCGCGAACAGTCCCGTCGCGATAATGTCGACATTCGCTATTACTCGATCATCTATGATGTTGCAGACGACATCAAAAAGATGCTGTCGGGCATGCTGTCGCCGGAAGTCCGCGAGAAGTTCCTGGGTTACGCGGAAATCCGCGATATCTTCACCATCTCGGGCAACAAGATTGCCGGTTGTATGGTTACCGAAGGTACCGTCAAGCGTGGTGCGGGTGTTCGCCTGCTTCGCGACAACGTCGTGATCCATTCGGGCGAGCTGTCCACACTGCGTCGCTTCAAGGATGAAGTAAAAGAAGTCCGCGAGGGCTATGAATGTGGCATGTCATTCGCCAAATATAATGACCTGCAGGTCGGCGATATGATCGAGTGCTTCGAGCAGGAGGAAATCGCCGTCGAACTTTAA
- the rimP gene encoding ribosome maturation factor RimP: MAELIGQQLKDPLMMRITEIIEPSINALGFELVRVSMMGKDSNVLQIMADRADGNGSINVEDCAEISRTVSALMDVEDPISGAYHLEVSSPGIDRPLTRAKDFDVWRGFEAKVELVMAQNGRRRFSGKLDGIEDDAVALIVDGERELLPLADIAKSKLVLTDELIAHVTGKGRSDDNAE, from the coding sequence ATGGCTGAGCTGATCGGACAACAGTTGAAAGACCCGCTGATGATGCGGATCACGGAGATTATCGAACCGTCGATCAACGCGCTGGGTTTCGAACTGGTACGTGTCTCCATGATGGGCAAGGACAGCAATGTCCTGCAGATCATGGCGGATCGTGCGGATGGCAACGGCAGCATCAATGTCGAGGATTGCGCCGAAATCAGCCGTACCGTTTCTGCCCTGATGGATGTTGAGGACCCGATTTCAGGGGCTTATCACCTTGAAGTCAGTTCGCCGGGTATTGACCGCCCGCTGACCCGTGCCAAGGACTTTGATGTCTGGCGCGGGTTCGAGGCAAAGGTCGAACTGGTGATGGCCCAGAATGGCCGTCGCCGTTTCAGCGGAAAGCTGGATGGAATCGAAGATGATGCGGTCGCCTTGATTGTCGATGGCGAACGTGAATTGTTGCCGTTGGCCGATATCGCCAAATCGAAATTGGTGCTGACGGATGAATTGATCGCGCATGTCACCGGCAAGGGCCGGTCTGACGATAACGCAGAATAG
- the rpsO gene encoding 30S ribosomal protein S15 — MSITAERKAELIKEYAQKDGDTGSPEVQVAILTERIKNLTEHMKEHNHDFHSRRGLLMMVGQRRRLLKYLQRKDQSRYETVIERLGIRR, encoded by the coding sequence ATGTCGATTACTGCTGAACGCAAAGCTGAGCTGATCAAAGAATACGCTCAGAAAGACGGTGACACCGGTTCCCCCGAAGTCCAGGTTGCAATCCTGACCGAGCGGATCAAGAACCTGACCGAACACATGAAAGAACATAACCACGACTTCCACAGCCGTCGTGGTCTTCTCATGATGGTTGGCCAGCGCCGTCGTCTGCTGAAGTACCTGCAGCGCAAAGACCAGTCGCGTTACGAGACCGTTATCGAACGCCTCGGTATTCGCCGCTGA